From a region of the Synechococcus sp. RS9916 genome:
- a CDS encoding acyl-CoA thioesterase codes for MTESVTTHPWRLKKRVLPQHTDHAGVMWHGSYVSWLEEARVEALASAGMPYGRVSEEGYEMPVVRLELTYRHALAHGDLVTLESRALPRRGVRWPWESRFCLPDGTCAAEATVELVLLRVADGKRGVVREAPVALAEALAVLVRGEDRAAD; via the coding sequence GTGACTGAGAGCGTTACGACTCATCCATGGCGCCTTAAAAAGCGAGTTCTCCCGCAGCACACCGACCATGCTGGCGTGATGTGGCACGGCTCCTACGTGTCTTGGTTGGAAGAGGCTCGAGTCGAGGCTCTGGCTTCGGCAGGGATGCCCTATGGCCGGGTCTCTGAAGAGGGCTACGAGATGCCTGTGGTCCGGCTTGAGTTGACGTATCGCCATGCCTTGGCCCATGGCGATTTAGTGACGCTTGAAAGCAGGGCCCTACCGCGTCGGGGTGTGCGTTGGCCTTGGGAGTCCCGCTTCTGTCTCCCTGATGGAACGTGTGCGGCTGAGGCGACAGTGGAGCTCGTGCTGCTGCGTGTCGCAGATGGCAAACGTGGAGTGGTGCGGGAGGCGCCTGTCGCTTTGGCGGAAGCGCTCGCAGTGCTGGTGCGCGGCGAAGATCGCGCAGCTGATTAA
- a CDS encoding DNA-processing protein DprA: protein MAQLQRVALEHGTDLGGLWTWPLDQLRMALRWSDQLICALERHRQRLGPDPRLPLPQRLLLPVDSQWPKGFHALDRPPMMVFWEGNDSLFAPLGSGHAVAVVGSRRPSAHGLRAAEKLGETLARAGWPVVSGLAEGIDAAVHQGCLRGGGQPVAVLGTPLERAYPPEHRQLQSDVARAGLLITELAPGGRVQRSSFALRNRLLVALAQTVVVVECPEGSGALLSAKAAKTQGRALWAMPADVLRHSARGSNQLLIDQARPLLDPEQWVEGLGAGPLTPLCGVQGLRNGVASHKALHDPALMTLLEDGATLQQLAQGLGRSPAALAQQLVQLELEGVLKAEAGMRWRLA, encoded by the coding sequence TTGGCCCAGCTTCAGCGAGTCGCCCTTGAGCACGGAACCGACCTCGGCGGTCTCTGGACCTGGCCATTGGACCAGTTGCGGATGGCGTTGCGCTGGTCGGATCAGCTGATCTGCGCGCTGGAGCGGCATCGCCAACGTTTGGGGCCTGATCCGCGTCTTCCACTCCCCCAGCGATTGTTATTGCCTGTGGATTCCCAATGGCCCAAGGGTTTTCATGCGCTGGACAGGCCTCCGATGATGGTCTTCTGGGAGGGCAATGATTCCCTGTTTGCTCCGCTGGGTTCGGGTCACGCTGTTGCCGTTGTCGGTTCAAGGCGACCGTCTGCCCATGGGTTGCGTGCGGCAGAGAAGTTAGGGGAAACGTTGGCCCGGGCGGGGTGGCCCGTGGTGAGTGGGCTGGCTGAGGGGATTGATGCTGCAGTGCATCAAGGTTGCCTGCGTGGGGGCGGACAGCCCGTTGCCGTACTGGGGACCCCATTGGAAAGGGCCTACCCGCCAGAGCATCGTCAGTTGCAGTCCGATGTCGCCCGTGCAGGCCTGCTGATCACTGAGCTTGCTCCGGGGGGCCGTGTGCAGCGCTCGAGCTTTGCTCTGAGGAATCGGTTGCTGGTGGCTCTTGCCCAGACGGTCGTGGTTGTCGAATGTCCAGAAGGCAGTGGTGCACTGTTATCAGCTAAGGCGGCCAAGACGCAGGGACGCGCGCTCTGGGCGATGCCAGCGGATGTTCTTCGGCATTCGGCGCGGGGAAGCAATCAGCTGTTGATCGACCAGGCCCGGCCGTTGCTGGATCCTGAACAATGGGTCGAGGGTTTGGGAGCGGGACCACTCACGCCCCTGTGTGGGGTGCAGGGCCTTCGCAATGGGGTGGCGTCGCACAAAGCTCTTCACGATCCTGCGTTGATGACGCTGTTGGAAGACGGAGCCACGCTCCAGCAATTGGCCCAAGGTTTGGGCCGCTCTCCAGCTGCTCTGGCTCAACAACTGGTGCAACTGGAGTTGGAGGGTGTGCTGAAAGCTGAAGCGGGAATGCGCTGGCGTCTTGCTTAG
- the prmC gene encoding peptide chain release factor N(5)-glutamine methyltransferase, translating into MVSPPLKGSDLLAWRRRLLGDGGHAADLDWLLDLAAGLRWPDLQRLQLDPDGVELTLACSLEALEQQWLLHRQRQIPLQHLVGRCPWRDLELWVSPDALIPRQETELLVDLAVARGLQSPSPQWGRGRIWADLGTGSGAVAVALARQLSGWQGHAVDCSAAALALARRNLESWADGMAWQLHQGSWWQPLRPWWGQLDLVVSNPPYIPAGVVDQLDPVVRDHEPRLALDGGLDGLDCCRLLLDGAAEALAPGGWLLLEHHHDQSEAVLALMTNAGLRDVQAAQDLEGIRRFALARRAAG; encoded by the coding sequence ATGGTCTCGCCGCCTCTCAAGGGATCCGACCTGCTGGCATGGCGCCGTCGCCTACTGGGGGACGGTGGTCACGCGGCCGACCTCGATTGGTTGCTGGATCTGGCCGCTGGATTGCGCTGGCCGGATTTGCAGCGTCTGCAGTTGGATCCCGATGGTGTGGAGCTGACACTGGCTTGCTCATTGGAAGCTTTAGAGCAGCAGTGGCTTCTGCATCGCCAGCGTCAGATTCCCCTGCAGCATCTGGTGGGCCGCTGTCCCTGGCGTGATCTGGAATTGTGGGTGTCGCCCGATGCGTTGATCCCCCGCCAGGAAACCGAGCTTTTGGTGGATCTTGCCGTGGCTCGGGGCCTTCAGTCTCCTTCTCCTCAATGGGGTCGGGGGCGGATTTGGGCTGATCTGGGAACGGGTTCCGGAGCTGTGGCGGTCGCTTTGGCGCGTCAGTTATCCGGCTGGCAAGGACACGCTGTCGATTGCAGCGCTGCAGCCCTGGCCTTGGCCCGCCGCAATCTTGAGTCGTGGGCTGATGGCATGGCTTGGCAGTTGCATCAGGGCAGTTGGTGGCAGCCGTTGCGGCCCTGGTGGGGGCAATTGGACCTGGTGGTATCAAACCCGCCTTACATCCCTGCGGGGGTGGTGGATCAATTGGATCCCGTCGTGCGTGATCACGAGCCGCGTTTGGCCCTTGATGGTGGTTTAGACGGGCTGGATTGCTGCCGTCTGTTGTTGGATGGCGCTGCTGAAGCTTTGGCTCCGGGGGGATGGTTGTTGCTGGAGCATCACCACGATCAGAGCGAGGCGGTGTTGGCGCTGATGACGAACGCTGGATTGCGCGACGTTCAAGCTGCTCAGGATTTGGAGGGTATTCGTCGCTTTGCCTTGGCCCGTCGTGCAGCAGGCTGA
- a CDS encoding L-threonylcarbamoyladenylate synthase, whose protein sequence is MARCLLAGGAGLMPTDTLPALIALPGHARQIWTLKQRPSEKPLILMAANAEALLALVRPEAQAAARPLAQLHWPGALTMVLPIAGDALAQSWLRALNPGATTLGLRVPACAQARQLLARTGPLATTSANPSGDAAALTAAQAHCYFPDLPLLGPTPWPAPQGLASTVLAWQDSGSWQTLRAGAVMPAGVDSSPPCSG, encoded by the coding sequence ATGGCCCGCTGTTTATTGGCAGGAGGGGCCGGCTTGATGCCTACGGACACTCTTCCTGCTCTCATCGCGTTGCCGGGCCATGCTCGCCAGATTTGGACCCTGAAGCAGCGGCCCTCTGAAAAGCCTCTGATCCTGATGGCTGCAAACGCGGAAGCTTTGCTTGCTCTGGTCAGGCCTGAGGCCCAGGCTGCTGCGCGTCCACTGGCGCAACTCCATTGGCCTGGGGCCCTCACCATGGTGCTGCCGATTGCCGGTGATGCGCTGGCGCAATCCTGGTTGCGTGCGCTCAATCCGGGTGCCACAACGTTGGGGCTCAGGGTGCCGGCTTGTGCGCAGGCCAGACAGCTTCTGGCGCGTACGGGCCCTTTGGCCACCACCAGTGCCAATCCTTCCGGCGATGCTGCGGCATTGACCGCTGCCCAAGCGCATTGTTATTTCCCCGATCTGCCGTTGTTGGGGCCGACACCATGGCCCGCACCGCAGGGATTGGCCAGCACGGTGCTGGCCTGGCAAGACTCAGGGAGTTGGCAGACCTTGCGTGCAGGTGCTGTGATGCCCGCAGGAGTGGATTCATCTCCACCATGCTCTGGTTGA
- a CDS encoding response regulator transcription factor, with protein sequence MNALLLEGLSNKAIASQLMLSVRTVESHVSHSLAKTGCRSRLELVIWLMTHTPMQS encoded by the coding sequence TTGAACGCGCTGCTGCTCGAGGGTCTGAGCAATAAAGCCATCGCCTCCCAGCTGATGCTGAGTGTGCGAACCGTCGAATCCCATGTGAGCCACTCCCTGGCAAAAACCGGATGCCGCAGCCGATTGGAGCTCGTGATCTGGTTGATGACCCACACCCCAATGCAGAGCTGA
- the minE gene encoding cell division topological specificity factor MinE codes for MTLRDILDKLLNRQPASASTARERLQLVLAHDRSDLSPELLDQMRREIFEVVAKYVEIDLSEGDVSLETEDRVTALVANLPIRRPLAVNRNES; via the coding sequence ATGACCCTGCGCGACATTCTCGACAAATTGCTGAACCGACAGCCCGCCAGCGCCAGCACAGCGCGTGAAAGGCTGCAGTTGGTGCTCGCCCATGACCGCAGTGATCTGAGTCCAGAACTGCTGGATCAGATGCGGCGCGAGATTTTTGAAGTGGTGGCGAAATATGTGGAGATTGACCTCTCCGAGGGCGACGTGAGCCTGGAAACCGAAGACCGCGTCACGGCCCTTGTGGCCAACCTTCCGATCCGTCGTCCGCTTGCGGTCAACCGCAACGAGAGCTGA
- the minD gene encoding septum site-determining protein MinD: MASTSRTILICSGKGGVGKTTLTANLGIALARLGLRTVVLDADFGLRNLDLLLGLENRIVFTAQEVLAETCRLEQALVKHKQEPNLALLPAGNPRMLEWLKPEDMQAIAKMLEQQFDYVLIDCPAGIEDGFKNAVAAAKEAIVITTPEVSAVRDADRVIGLLNTHGVSPVQLVLNRVRPKMMANQEMLAVDDVTDILALPLLGLVLEDEQVIVSTNRGEPLTLNGSHSPAARAYGNVARRLQGEEVPLIDPSKERSGLRAKVRRLMQKKIF, from the coding sequence GTGGCGTCCACTTCGCGAACGATCCTGATCTGCTCCGGTAAAGGAGGGGTCGGGAAAACCACACTGACAGCCAACCTCGGCATCGCCTTAGCCCGACTGGGGCTTCGCACGGTTGTGCTCGATGCCGATTTCGGCCTGCGCAACCTGGACCTACTGCTGGGTCTGGAGAATCGGATTGTCTTCACCGCGCAGGAGGTGCTGGCCGAGACCTGTCGCCTGGAACAGGCTCTGGTCAAGCACAAGCAGGAGCCGAACCTTGCTCTGTTGCCGGCAGGTAATCCACGCATGCTCGAGTGGCTCAAGCCTGAGGACATGCAGGCAATCGCCAAGATGCTGGAGCAGCAGTTCGATTACGTGCTGATCGACTGCCCGGCCGGCATCGAAGACGGCTTTAAAAATGCTGTTGCTGCAGCGAAAGAAGCGATCGTGATCACGACGCCGGAAGTGTCTGCGGTACGCGATGCTGATCGCGTGATCGGGCTGCTGAACACCCACGGCGTCAGCCCTGTGCAATTGGTGCTCAACCGGGTCCGTCCCAAGATGATGGCCAATCAGGAAATGCTTGCGGTCGACGACGTCACCGACATCCTTGCTCTGCCCCTACTGGGTCTGGTCCTGGAGGACGAGCAGGTCATTGTGAGCACAAACCGTGGTGAGCCCTTGACGCTGAATGGAAGTCACTCTCCTGCGGCCCGTGCTTACGGGAATGTGGCCCGTCGACTGCAGGGAGAAGAAGTGCCCCTCATTGATCCCTCCAAGGAACGGAGTGGACTCCGCGCCAAGGTGCGCCGACTGATGCAAAAGAAGATTTTCTGA
- the minC gene encoding septum site-determining protein MinC — protein MAADDIPGMRQRLTLPQPRRAHWEDTLPQQLQALSPGPLELIAHGWLLRCRDFRQLQHLLAGSGFTIAQLQTLNPQTAVSAQALGLPVELQQTGSAAPSPPQSTDSLRLHRGTLRAGDRLDSEGDLLVLGDVNPGATVTAVGDVMVWGRLRGVAHAGRQGDQSARIVALQLRPLQLRIADQVARGPEDQPLAGLAEEARMSGGEIVIEPADPRLSKHLIGIE, from the coding sequence ATGGCCGCTGATGACATCCCAGGCATGCGCCAGCGACTCACTCTTCCGCAACCGCGAAGGGCCCACTGGGAAGACACTCTTCCCCAGCAGCTGCAAGCGCTGTCCCCAGGCCCTCTCGAACTGATCGCTCATGGTTGGCTGCTGCGGTGCAGAGACTTTCGGCAGCTCCAGCACCTGTTGGCAGGATCCGGATTCACCATTGCTCAACTGCAAACGCTGAATCCCCAGACAGCGGTCAGCGCCCAAGCCCTGGGCTTGCCCGTGGAGCTGCAGCAAACCGGGAGTGCTGCGCCAAGCCCACCCCAAAGCACGGATTCACTACGCCTGCACAGGGGCACGCTTCGGGCAGGTGACCGCTTGGACAGCGAAGGGGACCTGTTGGTCCTGGGGGACGTAAACCCCGGAGCCACAGTCACAGCAGTTGGTGACGTCATGGTTTGGGGGCGGCTGCGCGGGGTGGCCCATGCCGGACGTCAAGGTGATCAATCCGCTCGCATCGTGGCTCTGCAGCTCCGCCCGCTGCAACTGCGGATCGCCGATCAAGTGGCGCGTGGCCCCGAGGATCAACCCCTGGCGGGTCTGGCCGAAGAAGCACGCATGAGTGGCGGAGAAATCGTGATTGAGCCCGCGGATCCCAGGCTTTCGAAGCACCTGATCGGGATCGAGTGA
- a CDS encoding HD domain-containing protein has translation MASRTYHDPLHRSIQLAGEDPAEAMVMGLVDSRPFQRLRRIRQLGPAFLTFHGAESSRFTHSLGVFHLARLAFRRLVQLDPSLNEQKRVLYAAALLHDLGHGPLSHTGEEMFGLHHESWSARLVREHPEINPLLEQLAPGTAEGVASLLEHGRAERPVIKALVSSQLDCDRLDYLMRDSHSTGTRYGQLDLERIIAALTLAPDGDLAIDPKGLMAVEHYLVVRNLMYRSVYTHRLNVVCNWMLERLIRLARQLGGDRVWCDPVMAIWLWEPDALTPEAFLANDDLRTGYHLQRWAEEAPAPLASLCSRFLDRRLLKATAVGHLKPSEQLEALTLARRLSEQTGMDPEHCCGLRHQQIRGYHPYRGGLRLWDGVMLQGLEQVSALVQSLSTPAATAWMIHPREIQSDLRYALQGENFSNGA, from the coding sequence ATGGCGTCACGCACGTATCACGATCCACTGCATCGCAGCATCCAGCTTGCTGGCGAGGATCCCGCTGAAGCCATGGTGATGGGGCTGGTGGACAGCCGCCCTTTCCAGCGACTGCGGCGGATCAGGCAGTTGGGGCCCGCCTTCCTCACCTTTCATGGCGCGGAGTCGAGTCGCTTCACCCACTCGCTGGGGGTGTTTCATCTGGCACGTCTCGCCTTCCGCAGGCTGGTGCAACTCGATCCGAGCTTGAACGAACAGAAAAGGGTGCTGTACGCCGCGGCCCTGCTTCACGATCTCGGCCATGGCCCCCTGAGCCATACCGGTGAGGAGATGTTCGGGCTCCATCACGAGAGCTGGTCAGCCCGCCTCGTGCGCGAACATCCAGAGATCAACCCATTGCTGGAACAGCTGGCCCCAGGCACGGCGGAGGGAGTCGCATCCTTGCTGGAGCATGGACGCGCTGAGCGCCCGGTGATCAAGGCCCTGGTCAGCAGCCAGCTGGACTGCGATCGGCTGGACTATTTGATGCGCGACAGCCACAGCACCGGCACCCGCTACGGCCAACTGGATCTGGAGCGCATCATCGCGGCCCTCACCCTGGCCCCGGATGGAGACCTGGCCATCGACCCCAAAGGACTCATGGCTGTGGAGCACTACCTGGTGGTGCGAAATCTGATGTACCGCAGCGTCTACACCCATCGCCTGAATGTGGTGTGCAACTGGATGTTGGAGCGTCTGATTCGTCTGGCCAGACAACTCGGGGGCGATCGGGTGTGGTGCGATCCAGTGATGGCCATCTGGCTTTGGGAACCCGATGCCCTGACACCCGAAGCCTTTCTGGCCAATGACGACCTGCGCACGGGCTATCACCTGCAGCGCTGGGCGGAGGAGGCACCCGCTCCGCTGGCCTCACTCTGTAGCCGCTTCCTCGATCGTCGCCTTTTGAAAGCCACGGCCGTCGGCCACCTCAAGCCGAGCGAGCAGCTGGAAGCACTGACGCTGGCGCGTCGTCTCAGCGAACAGACAGGCATGGACCCCGAACATTGCTGCGGCTTACGCCATCAACAGATCCGCGGGTATCACCCCTATCGCGGCGGCCTGCGGTTGTGGGATGGCGTGATGCTGCAAGGGCTCGAGCAGGTTTCAGCACTGGTGCAAAGTCTCTCCACCCCAGCGGCCACGGCCTGGATGATCCATCCGCGCGAAATTCAGTCGGATTTGCGATACGCACTGCAGGGCGAAAACTTCAGCAATGGCGCCTAG
- the ctpZ gene encoding carboxyl-terminal processing protease CtpZ translates to MKSMLPTVNRQWTTWRQVATALVSLVLSTVLVASPAIALNDAQQLVVESWKLVNQSYVNPDRFEEVHWKRLRQKALEGTITSSEQAYSAIETMLSPLGDPYTRLLRPDDYTVMKASNQGSLSGVGLQLAHGSDDGRVVVIAPLEGSPAAEAGVVSGTAVLAVNGEPTDGLGLEATAARLRGDVGTQVVLNLQAPDGTTDEVTLERRSVDLRPVRTRRLRQNDHTLGYLRITQFSEGVPQQVQEAIAELSEKGIEGLVLDLRNNSGGLVSAGLAVADAFISNDPIVETRNREGIADPIQASALTLYDGPMVTLVNGGTASASEILAGALQDDGRSQLLGSRTFGKGLIQTLTNLSDGSGLAVTVAGYLTPSGRDIQGQGLEPDRRLDQPEPLNPGGDGDSWLIDAQRVLEPLLESNAEQNPSPEEATSADAADPDAI, encoded by the coding sequence ATGAAGTCGATGTTGCCGACTGTTAATCGCCAATGGACCACCTGGCGACAAGTGGCCACAGCACTGGTGTCCTTGGTGCTGAGCACGGTGCTGGTCGCCAGCCCAGCCATCGCGCTGAACGACGCCCAGCAGCTGGTGGTGGAGAGCTGGAAGCTGGTCAACCAGAGCTACGTCAATCCTGATCGCTTCGAGGAGGTGCACTGGAAGCGGTTGCGCCAGAAGGCTTTAGAGGGAACGATCACCAGCAGTGAGCAGGCCTACAGCGCCATCGAGACCATGCTCAGCCCTTTGGGCGATCCCTACACCCGGCTGCTGCGCCCGGATGACTACACCGTCATGAAGGCCAGCAATCAAGGCAGCCTCAGTGGTGTCGGCCTGCAACTGGCCCACGGCAGTGACGATGGCCGCGTGGTCGTGATTGCCCCTCTGGAGGGTTCACCTGCCGCAGAAGCAGGGGTGGTAAGCGGGACTGCAGTTTTAGCTGTGAATGGTGAACCCACCGACGGCCTCGGGCTGGAAGCAACCGCAGCACGCTTGCGTGGTGATGTGGGAACCCAGGTGGTGCTGAATCTGCAAGCCCCAGATGGCACCACAGATGAAGTGACCCTGGAGCGACGCAGCGTGGATCTGCGCCCAGTCCGCACCCGACGCCTGCGTCAGAACGACCACACCCTCGGTTATCTGCGCATTACCCAGTTCAGCGAGGGGGTGCCCCAGCAAGTGCAGGAAGCCATCGCCGAACTGTCTGAAAAGGGAATCGAAGGACTTGTTCTCGATCTGCGCAACAACTCCGGTGGCCTGGTGAGCGCTGGGCTGGCAGTGGCGGACGCTTTCATCAGCAACGATCCCATTGTTGAAACCAGGAATCGCGAAGGGATCGCCGATCCAATCCAGGCCAGTGCCCTCACCCTCTACGACGGGCCGATGGTGACACTGGTGAATGGAGGCACCGCCAGCGCAAGCGAGATTCTCGCCGGAGCACTCCAGGACGATGGCCGCTCACAACTGCTGGGGAGTCGAACCTTCGGGAAAGGGCTCATCCAGACCCTCACCAATCTCAGTGACGGCAGTGGCCTCGCAGTGACCGTGGCGGGGTATCTGACTCCCAGTGGGCGCGACATCCAGGGACAGGGCCTGGAGCCTGACAGGCGACTCGATCAACCCGAACCCCTCAATCCTGGCGGGGACGGAGACAGCTGGCTGATCGATGCCCAACGGGTCCTTGAGCCCCTGCTCGAGAGCAACGCAGAACAAAATCCAAGCCCGGAGGAGGCAACCTCAGCGGATGCAGCCGATCCGGATGCGATTTGA
- the petB gene encoding cytochrome b6 gives MANSSPVYDWFQERLEIQDIADDISSKYVPPHVNIFYCLGGITLVCFLIQFATGFAMTFYYKPTVAEAYSSVQYLMTDVSFGWLIRSIHRWSASMMVLMLILHVFRVYLTGGFKRPRELTWVTGVTMAVITVSFGVTGYSLPWDQVGYWAVKIVSGVPAAIPVVGDFMVELLRGGESVGQSTLTRFYSLHTFVMPWLLAVFMLMHFLMIRKQGISGPL, from the coding sequence ATGGCGAACTCCTCACCTGTCTACGACTGGTTCCAGGAACGTCTTGAAATTCAGGACATCGCTGACGACATCAGCAGCAAGTACGTGCCCCCCCACGTCAACATCTTTTATTGCCTTGGCGGGATCACCCTGGTCTGCTTCCTGATCCAGTTCGCGACTGGATTCGCGATGACCTTCTATTACAAGCCGACTGTGGCTGAGGCCTATTCCTCGGTTCAGTACCTGATGACCGATGTCAGCTTCGGCTGGCTGATCCGCTCCATCCACCGCTGGAGCGCCTCGATGATGGTGCTGATGCTGATCCTGCACGTGTTCCGCGTGTATCTGACTGGAGGTTTCAAGCGTCCTCGTGAGCTCACCTGGGTCACCGGCGTCACCATGGCAGTGATCACCGTTTCCTTCGGCGTGACCGGCTATTCCCTTCCTTGGGACCAGGTTGGTTATTGGGCTGTGAAGATCGTGTCCGGCGTGCCCGCAGCTATTCCTGTTGTTGGTGACTTCATGGTCGAATTGCTTCGGGGCGGCGAGAGCGTGGGTCAGTCCACCCTCACCCGCTTCTACAGCCTTCACACCTTTGTGATGCCCTGGCTGCTGGCCGTGTTCATGCTCATGCACTTCCTGATGATCCGGAAGCAGGGCATCTCCGGTCCCTTGTGA
- the petD gene encoding cytochrome b6-f complex subunit IV, producing the protein MHILKKPDLADPKLRAKLAKGMGHNYYGEPAWPNDLLYIFPVVILGTIACVVGLAVLDPAMLGDKADPFATPLEILPEWYLYPVFQILRVVPNKLLGIALQTLVPLGLMLVPFIESFNKFQNPFRRPVAMAVFLFGTVTTIYLGIGAALPIDKSLTLGLF; encoded by the coding sequence ATGCACATTCTCAAGAAGCCTGATCTCGCCGATCCCAAGCTGCGCGCCAAGTTGGCCAAGGGCATGGGTCACAACTATTACGGTGAGCCTGCGTGGCCTAACGATCTCCTCTACATCTTCCCAGTGGTGATCCTTGGCACCATTGCTTGTGTGGTGGGCCTCGCCGTGCTTGACCCTGCCATGCTTGGGGACAAGGCTGATCCGTTTGCCACTCCTCTGGAAATTCTTCCCGAGTGGTACCTCTACCCCGTCTTCCAAATTCTGCGCGTCGTTCCCAATAAGCTCCTCGGGATCGCTCTGCAGACCCTCGTTCCTTTGGGTCTGATGTTGGTTCCGTTCATCGAGAGCTTCAACAAGTTCCAAAACCCTTTCCGCCGTCCTGTGGCGATGGCAGTCTTCCTTTTCGGAACTGTCACCACCATTTATCTCGGCATCGGTGCTGCTCTTCCGATCGACAAGTCCCTGACCCTGGGTCTTTTCTGA
- a CDS encoding glycoside hydrolase 100 family protein, translating into MAGRFSQQNQRVRPSSKEDQVVEKAKEHFERTLIQIAGSVAGSVAALEHPSHDEALNYGEIFLRDNVPVMVYLLTQRRYDIVRHFLTVCLDLQSTTYQTRGVFPTSFVEEGDALLADYGQRSIGRITSVDASLWWPVLCWLYVKHSGDEEFGSSQKVQRGIQLLLDLVLHPTFEGTPVLFVPDCAFMIDRPMDVWGAPLEVEVLLYGSLRSCIKLMELSRRHHDSRLLDQRLVLTRQWVHDLRQFLLKHYWVTSKTMQVLRRRPTEQYGDNQHQNEFNVQPQVIPDWLQDWLENRGGYLIGNMRTGRPDFRFYSLGNSLGCLFGLLTSPQQRALFRLVLHNRDHLMAQMPMRICHPPMDGLEWQNKTGSDPKNWPWSYHNGGHWPSLLWFFGASILLHERRHPHADVLLMGQMKALLEESYWSQLNQLPRQQWAEYFDGPTGTWVGQQSRTYQTWTIVGFLLLHHFLRTRPEDVEILDLEELFGTGADNDEASASESQP; encoded by the coding sequence ATGGCAGGACGCTTCAGCCAACAGAACCAGCGCGTGCGGCCGAGCTCCAAGGAAGACCAGGTTGTTGAGAAAGCGAAGGAACACTTCGAACGCACCTTGATCCAGATCGCCGGGTCTGTCGCTGGGTCGGTTGCGGCCTTGGAACATCCAAGCCATGACGAAGCCCTGAATTACGGAGAAATCTTCCTGCGCGACAACGTGCCGGTGATGGTCTATCTCCTGACCCAACGGAGGTACGACATCGTCCGGCATTTCCTCACGGTCTGCCTTGATCTGCAGAGCACCACCTATCAGACCCGCGGTGTTTTCCCCACGAGCTTTGTCGAGGAGGGCGATGCACTCCTAGCGGATTACGGCCAACGCTCGATCGGTCGGATTACCTCTGTCGATGCCAGTCTCTGGTGGCCTGTGCTCTGCTGGCTTTACGTCAAGCACAGCGGCGACGAGGAGTTCGGTTCAAGCCAGAAGGTGCAACGCGGCATCCAACTGTTACTGGATCTGGTTCTGCATCCCACCTTCGAAGGCACGCCAGTGCTGTTCGTTCCCGACTGCGCGTTCATGATTGATCGCCCCATGGATGTGTGGGGTGCTCCGCTGGAAGTGGAAGTGCTGCTGTACGGATCACTGCGCAGCTGCATCAAGCTGATGGAACTGAGCCGGCGCCACCACGACAGTCGTCTGCTGGATCAACGCTTGGTGCTCACACGTCAGTGGGTCCATGACCTGAGGCAATTTCTGCTTAAGCACTACTGGGTCACCAGTAAGACCATGCAGGTGCTGAGGCGAAGACCAACCGAGCAATACGGAGACAACCAGCACCAGAACGAATTCAACGTTCAACCCCAGGTGATTCCGGATTGGTTACAGGACTGGCTGGAAAACCGAGGTGGCTACTTGATAGGGAACATGCGGACAGGTCGTCCGGACTTCCGCTTTTACAGCCTCGGAAATTCCTTGGGCTGTCTCTTCGGGCTACTGACCAGCCCCCAACAACGAGCCTTGTTTCGGCTTGTGCTCCATAACCGCGATCATCTGATGGCCCAGATGCCCATGCGCATCTGCCACCCGCCCATGGATGGACTCGAATGGCAGAACAAAACTGGATCAGATCCCAAAAACTGGCCGTGGAGCTACCACAACGGTGGCCATTGGCCGAGCTTGCTCTGGTTTTTTGGGGCATCGATCTTGCTGCATGAGCGCCGACACCCCCATGCTGATGTGCTGCTGATGGGGCAAATGAAAGCCCTGCTGGAAGAAAGCTACTGGAGTCAGCTCAATCAACTGCCACGCCAACAATGGGCGGAATATTTCGACGGCCCCACAGGAACGTGGGTCGGACAGCAATCACGCACGTATCAGACCTGGACCATCGTTGGTTTCTTGCTGCTCCACCACTTTCTTCGCACCCGTCCAGAAGATGTGGAGATCCTCGATCTTGAGGAGCTTTTTGGGACCGGCGCAGACAACGATGAGGCATCAGCCTCCGAATCCCAGCCATAA